A segment of the Brevibacterium zhoupengii genome:
GGCTCACCGGGTTGCGGAAGTGGCTTGCCGCTCATCAGGGCTGGTTCTTCTTCCCGCTGCTGACTTTGGCCGGAGTGCAGCTGCACGTGAACTCGGTCAGGGCGATTCTCGTCGGCCAGTCCTCGATCAAGCGCCGCTGGATCGAAGGTATCTTCATCGGCATCCGCATCATCGGATTCCCCCTCATCGCCATCTGGGCCGCCGGACCACTCATCGGCATCGTCTTCACGATCGTCCAGGTCATGGTCTTCGGTGTCCACATGGGTGGCTCGTTCGCTCCCAACCACAAGGGACAGCCGATCGTTCCCAAGGACGTGAAGATCGACTTCCTGCGTCGCCAGACCCTGATGTCGCGCAACATCTCCGGCGGGCGTCCGATGGGCTTCCTGATGGGCGGACTGAACTACCAGATCGAGCATCACCTGTTCCCGAGCATGCCCAGCGTCAACCTGCACAAGGTTCAGCCGATGGTCCGCGAGTACTGCGCTCAGAAGGACATCAAATACACGGAGACGACGCTCTTCGAATCGTTCGGCATCATCGTCCGCTACCTCAACCGGGCCGGACTCGGCCAGGCCGATCCCTTCGACTGCCCGGTCACCGCACAGTTCCGTTCACGCTGAGCCAGCCGCACGGCACTCTGGGCGAACAAGCCGACCAGGACGATTCCACGCAAACCCCCCACTGCTACCTCGGCGGTGGGGGTTTTATGCTTCGTGCAAGACACTCAGGTCGTCGAGAATCAGGCCAGGTGCTCGGATCAGGCCAGGTACACGAATCAGGTCAGGTGGTCGTGAGTGCCAGAGACCCACTCGGCATAGCGTTCGGCCGAGCTCGCCACCGCCTCTTTGGCTCCGCTCGAGATCATCTGCCCGAAGTTGCCGTACATGCGATCGAAGTCGATGTCAGCCACCGAGGCGGCGATGCCTCTGACGACTCGCGCCGACAGCGGCAGATAGTTGGGGAAGCTGCGCATGAATGTCACCCACCCCGACCGGGCCACCGGAGCGATCGAGTCTCCGCTGAGCATGACTCCTCGGCCGTCCTGGCCCGTCCACACAGCCACCGCGCTTCCCGGGAAATGGCCGCCCGTGCGCTGCAGCCGGACGCCGGGAACAGGTTCCGCGACGTGATAGTAACGCCAGATGTTCGGGCCCTCGCGCTGAACCCAGTCGGCATCGGCACGGCAGACGAAGATCGGGGCATCGTCAAAGGCCGCGCTCCACTCGAGCTGCAGGCCGAACATGTGGGGATGGCTGGCGGCGATGGCCTGAACGCCGCCGAGGTCTGAGACTGCGGCGATGACGTCCTCGTCGAGGTAGGGCGGGACGTCGAAGAGTAGATTGCCGCGCTCGGTCTGTGCCAGATAGCACGTCTGCCCGATGCCCAGCTTCGGTTCCACTCGTAGAGCGTAGAGACCTGGTTCGCGTTCGACGATGGAGACGCTGTGGTGTTCCGATTCGAGCTCTTCACGCGTCGTCCAGTGCTGGCCTGACGCCGGCAGCCACTGGCGCTCATCCGAACAGATCGGGCACACGTCCGGTGGAGGCGTAGTCGTTTCGACACCGCACGTGCGGCAGATCGTCACGTTCGTCAGTGCTGTCATCGGGGTAAACCTCCTGCCCCCGAGGATAGTCGCCGAGTGCAGGTGGGGCCAGGTAACCGGTGTCAGGTGTGGCGCGAAGTGCACCGATCGGCTGCTCCGCATGGAGCGCAGAAACCAAGCAGTTGCAGGGGGACCCGGTCGTGGGAGACCCGGCGGCTCAACCCACGGCGACGCGTTTCTTCGAATGGGCCATGAGATGTCCGACGAGGATGAGGGCGATGCCCAGGACGAACCACCCGATCAGCACCCACCACTGCATCGCCATGGGTGCATCCGGGAAGTAGGAGATGTCGCGCAGCAAGGTTCCAGAAGCACCAGGGACCAAGAACTGACCGATGTCTCCCCAGGCTCCTGCGAGGAATTCCTTCGGTGCTTGGAGCGAGGCGATCGGATTGCCGATGAACATCGTCAGCACTGCGCCGATGGCAATACCGCCTGGCCCTATCAGTGACACGAAGCCGTTGATGAGTGCCGCGGTTGCCGCCACAGCAAGGCCGGCAGCCAGCACGTTGAGTCCGAAGTTGCCCTGCAGAATGCCGAACCAGGACTGCAGAACGAGAGTGAGTGCGAGTCCGCCGATGGCCCCGTAGGCCAGTACCGCGACGGCACGCATGCGGCGCGAGTGGACGATCATGCTGGTGAGCACACCGCCGACGATTCCGCCGATGGTCAGAGGCAGGCCAGCGATCGCGAGGCCGGCACCGGTGGAGTCGTTGTCGTTGAGTGGAACGACGTCGGCCACCGTGACCTGGGGGATCTCCATCGCCGAGGTGGTCGGGGCCTGTGCTTGCTCACCTGGGTTTCCCTGAGGCCCGGCAGGACTCTGAGATGCAGAGCCTTGAGATGCTGGGCTTTGAGATGCTTTCGCCAGTGCGTCTTGCATCTCCTTCATTCCATCCTGCATGCCCGAGATCGCCTGCTTGTCGATTTTCTGCTGCATCTGTGAGGCGATCCCGGTCAACTGTTGGGCAACGGCGGGGGAAGCCGCAGTTGAGGTGAGGATCTCGGGTTCGTCACCAACGATGAACGCCCCGTAGACCTCACGTTGACGGATGAGCTGCTGCGCCTCGGCGCGGGAGTCGACCTTCCTGAGATCGAGCATTCCGTCGGGAGCGTTCGCTGTGATCTGATCGATCTGCTCCTGATCGCCGACGGCTGCCACCGGAAGGTCTTTGGGCTCTGATGTCACGGTCGGCCAGCTGAACGCCAGCAGGATGACGGTGACGATAGCCGCGGCGAAGACAGCTGCGAGCAGAGCCTGCTTGATGCTGGGTTTGAGCGCACCTTTGGCGGCCTCGGCGTCGGGACCGGTCGCGGTGTCGTCCGAGATAGCGAGGATTCTCGTCTGCATGCCTATCCAATCATTGAAAACGAATACTCGTTCTGTTTACTCTTGCGGGTACGATATATCAAGAATGGTCATTCGTTTTTGGGGGATTGGTGCCGAAGGTCACGGACGAACACAAGGAAGCCATGCGCACGCGGATTCAGGATGCCGCGCTCGCATGTTTCACTCGCAAGGGCTTTGCCGGGGCGTCGATGGCCGACATCATCAAGGAGGCGGATCTCTCCGCCGGTGCCGTCTATGTCTACTACTCGTCCAAGGCCGAGCTCACACTCGATGCTGGCAGGCGAATCATGGAACAGCGGGCAGCCGAACTGCAGGACTTCGGGTCAGCGGACGAGGTCCCGCCTCCTCAACAGGTCTTCCCGAACTTGCTGAACACGATCCTCTACGACACGCCATTCTCCCCGCTGCTGCTGCAGGTGTGGGCAGAAGCATCGCACTCGCCCGACTTCGCGAAGGTCGCAGCGAAGATCTACGCTGACCTGACTGTCCGGTTCGCGGCCTATCTGAGCGCGTATTTCCACCGCGGCGCGGGGCTGAGTGAAGATGCGGCGCAGGCCAAGGCTGAGCAGCTTGCTCCCGCGGTGCTCGCGCTCATGCAGGGCGCTATCGTCCAGAACGCGGTGTTCGGCCAGGATTCGCGTGCGCGCATTACGAGCGCCATCGAGGCACTGCTGACAGAGATCACGGACTGAGGCGCTGACCGCAGACATCCCGGACTGAGGCTCCGACCGCGCGCCTGGGTTCGATGTTCTCTGGCCGATGCCCTTCCTGGCCAAAATGCGATCGCTGCGCACCGCAGGACGAAGAATGGTCAACAATGGCACCAGAAGCGCACGCTCGTCTGTTGAAAGGACCACGACCACCCATGTCGATCGCCTACCTGCCTGCCACGAACCGCGAATCCGAGCACATCATCCTGCGCGGGGCCACCCTCATCGACGGAAACGGCGGTGACCCGATCGCCGACTCCGAGATCGAGGTCAGGAACGGACGTATCGTCTACGTCGGGCCCCAGCGCGACGAAGGACCCACCTCGGCGGGGGAGGGCAATGACACAGGTGACAAGGCCCCTCGTGTCATCCAGCTGCAGGGTAAGACGATCATGCCCGGCTTCATCGACTCACACGTGCACTTCGGACTCACGGTCGAGAACCCGGCGGCAAACCTCGCCCGCTTCACCTCGGAGCGAATCGTGCGCAGCGCAGTCAACGCCCGGGACACACTCATGGCCGGAGTCACCACAGCACGCGACCTCGGCGGAACTGACCGCGGCGTTCGCGACAGCATCGAGCAGGGACTGGTCTTGGGACCGCGGACCCACCTGGCCATCAGCCCGCTGTCTCCGACCGGTGGACACACCGACTTCACCATGCCTAACGGCATGCCCACGATGCCACCGATGCCCGTCGATCCGATCATCGACACCGACGACGATGTGCGCCGGACCATTCGCACCCTCGTGCGCTCCGGGGCCGACGTGATCAAGGTCTGCACCACCGGTGGCGTCTCGAGCCCAACCGATACTCCCGATGACATCGGCGTCCCAGAAGTACACGTGCGGCTCATCGTCGAAGAGACCGCCAAACGAGCAGGTCAGCCCGTCGCCGCCCACGCCCAGGGAGCCGAAGGCATCAAGGCCGCCATCCGCGGCGGAGTGCGTTCCGTCGAACACGGCTACGGTATCGACGATGAGGGCATCGAGCTCATGCTCGAACACGGCACCTTTCTCGTCCCCACCCTCAGCAGCGCACTGCGGATCCCGGATCCGAAGAACGTGCCCGGCTACCTATACGAGAAGAAGGTCAAATGGTCGGCGATCGCACGTGAACGCATCGCCGTTGCCATGGCCGCCGGGGTCAAGGTCGCGCTGGGAACCGACGCTGGGGTGTGCCCGCACGGGCTGAACCTGCGCGAGGAGATGCACGCCGTCGAACTCGGTCTGACACCGATGCAGGCGATCGTGGCGGGCACGAAGAACGCGGCCGAACTGTTGCGACTCTCAGCAGACGTGGGCACCCTTGAAGAAGGCAAACTCGCCGATCTGGTTGTTGTCGACTTCGACCCACTGGTCGATATCACCGCACTGGCTGAACCCGACAACGTCAAAGCCGTCGTCCAGGGCGGATCCCTGGTCAAGGATTCTGCCGGTTGGTTCGGCTCCGCCCCGGTCACCTCGGCGCTCGGGTAATGCTGACATCTCCGCACATCACCACTCACCACCTCCGTACACCATCTCCACCACAGAAGAGGAACCTCAATGACGACTGACTTCCGGACAGAGGCCCTGTCCCTGACCACCGAACTGCGTGACCTGCGCCGCGAGCTCCACCGCAACCCGGAGCTGGGCCTGGAGCTGCCCTTCACTCAGCAGAAGATCCTCGACGCGCTCGAGGGTCTGCCGCTCGAGATCACCACAGGTCAGGGCCTCAGCTCGGTCATCGCCGTGCTCCGCGGCGGCAAGCCCGGTCCCACGGTTCTGCTGCGCGGAGACATGGATGCCCTGCCCGTCACCGAAGCCACCGGACTCGACTACGCATCGATCAACGGAAACATGCACGCCTGCGGTCACGACCTGCACGTGACGGGGCTGGTGGGCGCGGCCAAGCTCCTGTCCGCTCATCAGGCAGAGCTGGCCGGGACGGTGGCATTCATGTTCCAGCCCGGCGAAGAGGGACCGGGTGGAGCTCAGCCGATGCTCGACGAAGGGATGTTCGAGACCATCGGATCGACTCCCGACTCCGCCTATGCCATCCACGTCGCCCCGGGAGTTCCCGGCACATTCGTCAGTCGCCCCGGCACCGTCATGGCCGGAGCCAATACGCTGCACGTGACGATGCACGGCAAAGGTGGGCACAGCTCCCGCCCCGAGGACGCCACCGATCCCATTCGTCCCCTCCTGGAGTTCGGCCAGGCACTGTATTCGATGATCACCGGATCGTTCAGCGTTTTCGATCCCATCGTCGCCGAGGTGACTCAGCTGGAGGCCGGCAACGCCGTCAACATCATTCCTGCGACGGCGAAGCTCGGTGCCTCCGTGCGTACCATGTCGGCCGAGACGACGAAGAAGTTCCCTGCAGCCGCGACCCGCCTGGCAGAGTCGATCGCCGCCGCACACGAATGCACCGCCGAGGTGGTGTGGACCGAGCAGTACCCCGTGACGGTCAATGACGCGCAGGAAATCGAGTTCGTTGCCGAGACGTTGACCGAAGCCTTCGGGGCGCATCGCTACGTGACCGCCCCGAACCCGGTCATGGGTTCCGAGGACTTCTCCTTCGTGCTCAATGAGGTACCTGGGGCGTTCCTTTTCATGTTCGTCTCCCCGGAGGACGTCGATCCTGCGACCGCAGCGACGAACCACTCGCCCGAGGTCCTCTTCGACGACGCACACCTGCCGGACCAAGCTGCGGCGCTGGCCACCCTAGCCTGGCAGCGGACCTTGCGAGGCTGAGTCCTGGCCTGAGGCGCACGGGCCCGAGGCGTACAGGCTTGTGCCGACTTGCGAGGGACCGGGTCAGACGGTGTCGCCGTCCTCGTCGACCGAGTGGACCCGGTCCTCGCGCATACTCACCTTGTCCACGCCGGACAGTTCCATCAGGGGCGGGATCAGGAGGTGCAGGGGAGGCCTGCCCTCGAACTTCACGTCGATCTGGACCATCTTCACCCCGTCCTCCGACTCGAAGCGTTTGGAGTCGAGGATCGTGTTCGAATACCCCATGTTTCCGGCCACGGCGAGGATGTCGCGGAGGATCCCGGACCCGTCCTTATAGGCGATGCGCAGCAGCTTGCGGTGCGAATCGTCGGGGATGCGGCGGATCAGCGGAGCGATGACGAACAGGGTCAGCAGGTGGAGCGCGGTGAGCATCATGGCCAACGACAGCATGCCCGCGCCGCAGGCCATGCCCACGGCGGCCGTGACCCACACGGTGGCGGCCGTCGTGAGACCGCGCACCATGTTCCGGCCCTTGAAGATGACACCGGCACCCAGGAAGCCGATGCCCGATACAATCTGCGCGGCAATCCGCGACGGGTCCAGGCGAGCCTCGTCGCCGAGCACCGCAGCGAACCCGTAGGCGGAGACCAGCGTGAATGCGCACGTGCCGATGCCCACGAGTACGTGTGTGCGATAGCCGGCGCTCTTCTGCCGGAACTGCCGTTCGAAGCCGATCAGCGAGCACAGGACGAAGCTGGCCAGGAGCAGTTCTGCCTCGACGAGGCCGGTCGGACCGAAGAATTCGATGTGAGAGCCCATAGTCCTTCTGACTTTAGCCCCTCACCTGTGCACGACGTCGCCTTTCGCGAATCGGCGACTCAACTGTCCGGCAGGTGCACCCCTCCGCAGGACTCCGCAAGCTCAGGCCCGAATAGGGCCGCCGGTGTGAAGACTCCCGGACGTCCGGTCCCAGCGAGTAGCCGCTGAGCGATCTCCGCGGGCAGTGTCCCGGTGAATTGCTGCGCTTCACCCAGACGCAGCCAACCTTCGCGAGTTTCACCATCTTCCCAGGTCACAAGCGCGTGCCCCCAAGAATGTTCGCGCGGGGCCGCCTTGGCTCTGACCGGGATCCGCCCGAGACCGCGGGTGGCCAGCAATCGCAGTCGGTCCCAGCGCATGAGCGTGCTCGTCAGCGACAGCAGCGCACGAGACACGGGAGACGACGGTGCCTCGCTTGAAGCGGAGAGGACTGTCGGGGCACCACTGGCTCGGTGAGCCGCAAGCAATTCACCCAACGGCATACCTGCTGTGGTTGCGGTGGTGCCATCCGGCAGAGTCAGCGTCAGCGCCTCGGCGCCGATCGGTGCGGCCACCAGCTTGTCGTCCCTGATCATGCGTCCCTGCAGGCCACCGAGCAGCGAGCCGACCAGAGCTTCTCCGGCGACACCCGCGGGGACCGCCATCGACGGCAGCATGTCAACTCGAACTCGTACCGGTGAGGGGCGACCCTCGCAGAGCCTGACTACGACGCTCTCTGTCGCGGTCACACCGAATCCGGCACCGGTGATCACGGAATGCCCGGCAGAAACGGCCCTTTCATGACGTTCGAACGCCGCGGCCAGCGAGTCCGGATCGTTCGCCAGATCGATGTAGTGGCTGCCGGATTCATGACAGGCATCCATGATGAGTGGAGCGGTCGTCGTGAACGGTCCGACAGTGTTGATGACGATGTGAGGCTTTTCCTGGCGGATCGCATCTGCCGATGTGGCGACCGAGGGACTCACCCGTGTTGTGCCGCCGACTTCTCGGACAACGGACTGCAGCCGTCCAGCATCTCGACCGACGAGGACCGCAGACAGGCCTCTCTTGATCAGCTGCGAGGCGATGGTCTGACCGCTGCGGCCGGTTCCGCCGAGGATCCAAATCGCCTCGGGCTCTCCCCGCTCCTGGTATTGATCGCGTTTCATCACTGCGCCTTCACCTCATGTCATTGTCACTTCATGTCACCTATATTTCATGTCATTGAGTGACATCACTCTACCACGTTGATGTCACTCAATGACATCAGCTAGGCTCTGGGCATGGGACGATGGGAACCGGGAGCCGAGGAGCGGCTGCGAGAGGCGGCGCTGCTGCTGTATGCGGAGCGCGGTTTTGAGCAGACGACAGTGGCGGACATCGCCGAGCGAGCAGGCGTGACTGCCCGCACCTATTTCCGGTACTTTTCCGATAAGCGCGAGGTTCTCTTCGCAGATACTGCAGATCTGCAGAAGAATATGATGCTTGCCTTGGATGCAGTGCCAGCCACAGCCTCGGCGCTGGAGGCGATTGCGGCCGTTCTCGACGTGGTGGCAGAAGCGGTCGGCGATGACCGCGAGGTCTCGAAGAAGCGGCAGGCTGTGATCATGGGCAATGGCGAGCTGCGCGAACGCGAATTGGCCAAGCTCTCCACTCTGTCGGCAGCTTTGTCTCAGCGACTGCAGTCCCGCGGCAGCGCCGACGTCGCGGCGGACCTTGCGGCAGAGATCGGCGTCGTCGTCATCCGGGTCGCCATGTCACGATGGATCGACACCGACGATGGACGCGGCCTCAAGGCTGTCATCAGGGAGACTTTGGACAGTGTGCGCGGCTTCGCCGCCGGGAGCTGAAGGCTGTTCACTGAGCATCGGGTGTTGAAGACTGCACCCATGATCAGAACACGCCAGCGCCGAGGTGGTTGTCCACCTCGGCGCTGGCCTGTCCGGGTTACGCGGTAGCCGCAGTCAACCGATCACACGGTGTTGATCACACGGTGGCGATCACACACTGTCGATCACACTGTGGAGGGGAT
Coding sequences within it:
- a CDS encoding ABC transporter permease; translation: MQTRILAISDDTATGPDAEAAKGALKPSIKQALLAAVFAAAIVTVILLAFSWPTVTSEPKDLPVAAVGDQEQIDQITANAPDGMLDLRKVDSRAEAQQLIRQREVYGAFIVGDEPEILTSTAASPAVAQQLTGIASQMQQKIDKQAISGMQDGMKEMQDALAKASQSPASQGSASQSPAGPQGNPGEQAQAPTTSAMEIPQVTVADVVPLNDNDSTGAGLAIAGLPLTIGGIVGGVLTSMIVHSRRMRAVAVLAYGAIGGLALTLVLQSWFGILQGNFGLNVLAAGLAVAATAALINGFVSLIGPGGIAIGAVLTMFIGNPIASLQAPKEFLAGAWGDIGQFLVPGASGTLLRDISYFPDAPMAMQWWVLIGWFVLGIALILVGHLMAHSKKRVAVG
- a CDS encoding TetR/AcrR family transcriptional regulator, which translates into the protein MRTRIQDAALACFTRKGFAGASMADIIKEADLSAGAVYVYYSSKAELTLDAGRRIMEQRAAELQDFGSADEVPPPQQVFPNLLNTILYDTPFSPLLLQVWAEASHSPDFAKVAAKIYADLTVRFAAYLSAYFHRGAGLSEDAAQAKAEQLAPAVLALMQGAIVQNAVFGQDSRARITSAIEALLTEITD
- a CDS encoding metal-dependent hydrolase family protein, which translates into the protein MSIAYLPATNRESEHIILRGATLIDGNGGDPIADSEIEVRNGRIVYVGPQRDEGPTSAGEGNDTGDKAPRVIQLQGKTIMPGFIDSHVHFGLTVENPAANLARFTSERIVRSAVNARDTLMAGVTTARDLGGTDRGVRDSIEQGLVLGPRTHLAISPLSPTGGHTDFTMPNGMPTMPPMPVDPIIDTDDDVRRTIRTLVRSGADVIKVCTTGGVSSPTDTPDDIGVPEVHVRLIVEETAKRAGQPVAAHAQGAEGIKAAIRGGVRSVEHGYGIDDEGIELMLEHGTFLVPTLSSALRIPDPKNVPGYLYEKKVKWSAIARERIAVAMAAGVKVALGTDAGVCPHGLNLREEMHAVELGLTPMQAIVAGTKNAAELLRLSADVGTLEEGKLADLVVVDFDPLVDITALAEPDNVKAVVQGGSLVKDSAGWFGSAPVTSALG
- a CDS encoding M20 metallopeptidase family protein, with product MTTDFRTEALSLTTELRDLRRELHRNPELGLELPFTQQKILDALEGLPLEITTGQGLSSVIAVLRGGKPGPTVLLRGDMDALPVTEATGLDYASINGNMHACGHDLHVTGLVGAAKLLSAHQAELAGTVAFMFQPGEEGPGGAQPMLDEGMFETIGSTPDSAYAIHVAPGVPGTFVSRPGTVMAGANTLHVTMHGKGGHSSRPEDATDPIRPLLEFGQALYSMITGSFSVFDPIVAEVTQLEAGNAVNIIPATAKLGASVRTMSAETTKKFPAAATRLAESIAAAHECTAEVVWTEQYPVTVNDAQEIEFVAETLTEAFGAHRYVTAPNPVMGSEDFSFVLNEVPGAFLFMFVSPEDVDPATAATNHSPEVLFDDAHLPDQAAALATLAWQRTLRG
- a CDS encoding MgtC/SapB family protein, giving the protein MGSHIEFFGPTGLVEAELLLASFVLCSLIGFERQFRQKSAGYRTHVLVGIGTCAFTLVSAYGFAAVLGDEARLDPSRIAAQIVSGIGFLGAGVIFKGRNMVRGLTTAATVWVTAAVGMACGAGMLSLAMMLTALHLLTLFVIAPLIRRIPDDSHRKLLRIAYKDGSGILRDILAVAGNMGYSNTILDSKRFESEDGVKMVQIDVKFEGRPPLHLLIPPLMELSGVDKVSMREDRVHSVDEDGDTV
- a CDS encoding hydrolase is translated as MTALTNVTICRTCGVETTTPPPDVCPICSDERQWLPASGQHWTTREELESEHHSVSIVEREPGLYALRVEPKLGIGQTCYLAQTERGNLLFDVPPYLDEDVIAAVSDLGGVQAIAASHPHMFGLQLEWSAAFDDAPIFVCRADADWVQREGPNIWRYYHVAEPVPGVRLQRTGGHFPGSAVAVWTGQDGRGVMLSGDSIAPVARSGWVTFMRSFPNYLPLSARVVRGIAASVADIDFDRMYGNFGQMISSGAKEAVASSAERYAEWVSGTHDHLT
- a CDS encoding saccharopine dehydrogenase NADP-binding domain-containing protein yields the protein MKRDQYQERGEPEAIWILGGTGRSGQTIASQLIKRGLSAVLVGRDAGRLQSVVREVGGTTRVSPSVATSADAIRQEKPHIVINTVGPFTTTAPLIMDACHESGSHYIDLANDPDSLAAAFERHERAVSAGHSVITGAGFGVTATESVVVRLCEGRPSPVRVRVDMLPSMAVPAGVAGEALVGSLLGGLQGRMIRDDKLVAAPIGAEALTLTLPDGTTATTAGMPLGELLAAHRASGAPTVLSASSEAPSSPVSRALLSLTSTLMRWDRLRLLATRGLGRIPVRAKAAPREHSWGHALVTWEDGETREGWLRLGEAQQFTGTLPAEIAQRLLAGTGRPGVFTPAALFGPELAESCGGVHLPDS
- a CDS encoding fatty acid desaturase family protein; the encoded protein is MESVDVANRTLSTPPLGKESRAEVLEKRRANRGTEKQEFTSDFSALMAQVKEAGLLARRPGWNTLRFVLLGLSYVVAFAMLFLIGESWWQMATAVVFGILFTQTAYVAHDAAHRQIFTNGKVGEWVSTIIGNLFIGLSFGWWLKKHNALHHANPNKAGVDGDIAPGALIFDPEDAQGLTGLRKWLAAHQGWFFFPLLTLAGVQLHVNSVRAILVGQSSIKRRWIEGIFIGIRIIGFPLIAIWAAGPLIGIVFTIVQVMVFGVHMGGSFAPNHKGQPIVPKDVKIDFLRRQTLMSRNISGGRPMGFLMGGLNYQIEHHLFPSMPSVNLHKVQPMVREYCAQKDIKYTETTLFESFGIIVRYLNRAGLGQADPFDCPVTAQFRSR
- a CDS encoding TetR family transcriptional regulator; the protein is MGRWEPGAEERLREAALLLYAERGFEQTTVADIAERAGVTARTYFRYFSDKREVLFADTADLQKNMMLALDAVPATASALEAIAAVLDVVAEAVGDDREVSKKRQAVIMGNGELRERELAKLSTLSAALSQRLQSRGSADVAADLAAEIGVVVIRVAMSRWIDTDDGRGLKAVIRETLDSVRGFAAGS